The proteins below come from a single Sander vitreus isolate 19-12246 chromosome 15, sanVit1, whole genome shotgun sequence genomic window:
- the rgs9a gene encoding regulator of G-protein signaling 9a — MTIRTARPNRGQHFQPRIHCLKKLEAIVVEMQDSKSGVKSSDQKLNVTTIPHVITGKDIITWITNKMNTTPEEAEVFGTMLVAYGYIYPLQNHKKLVMCNDTSLYRFQTPYFWPTQKWVAEDSDYAIYLAKRNIRKKGMLEPYEQVHYNHLHEWLNHKWDFIVMQSTEQYKAGKERKKPDRVVFDCQERAYWIVNRPPRHTHSAMDCSPERLIDPNADEKITFDMYRRMNIFYQQAIMRSKVKSSVSLGALAKYVTTYKNHDPFLAPCLPSNPWQTDNDTYWTLNMRLIDVPTKMRVERWSFSLFELLNDLRGRDDFKVFLKKEFSGENLAFWEAAEELKWGTASSITSKSETIFKTFLAPGAPRWINIDGRTMGLTVKGLDHPHRYVLEAAQTHVFLLMKKDTFFRYLKSPVYKDMQKKALNPEPHNFSPAQLENNAQNRSLGIHPIILWQQEEEQKAKATAASAPVDVKAMMSKIDRKK; from the exons ATGACAATTAGAACAGCCCGTCCCAACCGGGGACAACATTTCCAGCCCCGCATACACTGCTTGAAAAAG CTGGAAGCCATCGTGGTGGAGATGCAGGACTCAAAAAGTGGCGTCAAGAGCTCGGACCAGAAACTCAACGTCACTACCATCCCACATGTCATCACTg GCAAGGACATCATTACATGGATTACCAACAAGATGAACACCACTCCAGAAG AGGCTGAGGTCTTTGGCACCATGTTAGTGGCCTACGGCTACATATACCCCCTGCAGAATCACAAGAAACTGGTGATGTGCAACGACACCAGCCTCTACCGCTTCCAG ACCCCATACTTCTGGCCCACACAGAAGTGGGTTGCGGAGGACTCTGATTATG CCATTTACCTGGCAAAGAGGAACATCCGCAAGAAAGGCATGCTGGAACCCTACGAACAG GTACATTACAACCACCTCCATGAATGGCTCAACCACAAGTGGGACTTTATCGTGATGCAGTCCACTGAGCAGTACAA ggcTGGTAAGGAGAGGAAGAAGCCGGATCGTGTGGTGTTTGACTGCCAGGAGAGGGCTTACTGGATTGTGAACAGGCCACCG CGTCATACTCACAGTGCTATGGACTGCAGTCCAGAGCGTCTTATTGATCCCAACGCAGATGAG AAAATCACCTTTGACATGTACAGACGCATG AACATTTTCTATCAACAAGCTATcatgaggtcaaaggtcaaatctAGCGTGTCCCTTGGAGC ACTGGCCAAGTATGTCACGACCTACAAGAACCATGACCCGTTCCTGGCTCCCTGTCTACCCAGCAACCCTTGGCAAACAGACAATGACACATACTGGACTCTCAACATGAGACT aaTTGATGTTCCCACTAAGATGCGAGTAGAGCGCTGGTCCTTCAGCTTGTTCGAGCTGCTGAACGACCTGCGAGGCCGAGACGACTTCAAGGTCTTCCTCAAGAAGGAGTTCAGCG gggAGAACTTGGCTTTTTGGGAGGCAGCTGAAGAACTGAAGTGGGGCACTGCATCGTCCATAACATCAAAATCTGAGACAATTTTCAA GACCTTCCTGGCCCCCGGTGCCCCCCGCTGGATCAACATTGATGGCAGGACAATGGGTCTGACAGTGAAAGGCCTGGACCATCCTCACCGCTATGTGCTGGAAGCAGCTCAGACACACGTTTTCCTGCTCATGAAAAAG GATACTTTCTTCCGTTACCTCAAGTCCCCAGTGTACAAAGACATGCAGAAGAAGGCCCTGAACCCTGAGCCTCATAACTTCAG TCCAGCCCAGCTGGAGAACAATGCTCAGAACCGGAGCCTGGGCATCCATCCCATCATCCTgtggcagcaggaggaggagcaaaAGGCCAAGGCCACCGCTGCCTCCGCTCCGGTCGATGTCAAGGCCATGATGAGCAAAATAGACCGGAAGAAGTAA